GGCAGGCCGGAGGCCACCGTGATCAGGCCGCCGCCGGCGAGTTCGTCGTCGATCTCGAGCTGCTGATAGCCCGGCGTCAGCCCGGATTCGTCCGGGACCACCCACATCTGGACGAAATGCACCGGCTCCTGGTGTTCCGGCGCGGCGCTCAGCCGCCAGGAGTCGTTCTTCTCGGAATGCAGGATGCCGGTGCCCGCGCTCATGCGCTGGGCCAGGCCCGGGTAGATGACGCCGTTGTGCCCCAGCGAATCCTGGTGCACCAGGCTGCCGCTCAGCACCCAGGTGACGATCTCCATGTCGCGGTGCGGATGCGTTTCGAAGCCCTCGCCGGGCAGCACGACGTCCTCGTTGTTGACCAGCAGCAGGCCGTGATGGGTGTTGTCGGGATCGTAGTGTTCTCCGAACGAGAACGAATGCTTCGAATCCAGCCACGCCACACGGGTTTTCATGCGGTCGCCGCCACGATGGATATCGATGTGTGGTGTCGTGAGGGTGGACACCGCCGTACTCCTCTCACCGGCGAGCACCGATCGGGTTCCAGGGTAGGGGCACAATCTATGCCTCGCGCTGAACTCCAGGTAAATAGTCTAGCGTGGGAGCACCGTCGCTCCGGCCGCCGCCGACCAGGCACTTCGCTTCGGGCGGGCGGCGCGGGCAAATGCCGGGCGACCCGCTCGCGCCCCGGCGGTCACCGGCCGGCGACCGTATCATGATGTGCCGCAAGCGAAACGGGAGGGAGAGCAGGGGGATGCGACCCGAGGTACTCGCGGGCATCGAACGCGAGCTGCGGCAGCAGGCCGAGAGTGAGGGCATCGTCCACTTCGTGGTGGGCGTGGCCGTCTTCCGAAGCGGCAAGCTGCTGGTCGTACGGCGTGTCGCGGACGGCAGCTCGAATGCGGGGATGTGGGAGCTACCCGGCGGGGGCGTGGAATCCGGGGAGTCCTTCGCCGACTGCGTGGCCCGGGAACTGTACGAGGAGACCGGGTTGCGGGCCGTGCGCATCACCGATGTGCTGGGCGGATTCGACTACGCGACCCGCACCAAATCGCGCGTGCGCAAGTACAGCTTCGTCGTCGAGGCGCAGGCCGGCGAGATCCAGGTCGACCCGGCCGAACACGACCGCTACCAGTGGATCGACGCCGACACCGTCGACAACCTGCCCATGGCCGACGATATGCGCGCCGCCGTCTTCGCGCTGGTGACCACCCACCCCGCGCGGTGACCGCACCCGCCCCGCGCGCCAAGCTCGCGGCCTTCCGCACCGGACTGCGCGAGAATCCCGGCACGCTGCGGCTGACCACGGTCCGGCTGGCCGGGCAGTTCGGCGACGGCATGTTCCAGGCGGCGTTGTCGGGGGCGATCCTGTTCAATCCCGAACGCGAGACCGATCCGCTGGCCATCGCGGGCGGGTTCGCGGCGCTGCTGCTGCCGTATTCGATCGTCGGACCCTACGCGGGCGCCCTGCTCGATCGCTGGGACCGCCGGCTGGTGCTGCTGGTCGCCAACGCGCTGCGGGCGGTGTTCATCGTGCTCACCGCCGTGGGTCTGCTGGCCGGGGCGCGCGCCACCCCGCTGCTGCTGGGCGCGCTGGCGGTGGTCGGGGTGAGCCGGTTCGTGGGGGCGGGCGTATCCGCGTCGCTGCCGCGGGTGCTGTCGCGGCGCTGGCTGGTGCCGATGAACTCGGTGCTGGCGACGCTGGCGTCCGGTTGCGCGATTCTCGGCGCGGGACTGGCCTTCTCGCTCATCGGGCTGATCGGCGCGGGCGACTTCGCCTCGGCCGTCGCGGCCGCCGCCGGTGTCGTCGGGTCGCTGGCGGGCGGGGTGGCGGTGGCCGGATTCCGGCCGCGCGCCCTGGGTC
This sequence is a window from Nocardia yunnanensis. Protein-coding genes within it:
- a CDS encoding pirin family protein, giving the protein MSTLTTPHIDIHRGGDRMKTRVAWLDSKHSFSFGEHYDPDNTHHGLLLVNNEDVVLPGEGFETHPHRDMEIVTWVLSGSLVHQDSLGHNGVIYPGLAQRMSAGTGILHSEKNDSWRLSAAPEHQEPVHFVQMWVVPDESGLTPGYQQLEIDDELAGGGLITVASGLPRYRDRTAIAINSSHSALHVARLPGEAAEIRLPEAPYLHVFVARGEVEMEGAGTLYEGDAVRLARSGGQRVIANLPSEILVWEMHARLGGQ
- a CDS encoding NUDIX hydrolase, coding for MRPEVLAGIERELRQQAESEGIVHFVVGVAVFRSGKLLVVRRVADGSSNAGMWELPGGGVESGESFADCVARELYEETGLRAVRITDVLGGFDYATRTKSRVRKYSFVVEAQAGEIQVDPAEHDRYQWIDADTVDNLPMADDMRAAVFALVTTHPAR